Proteins from a single region of Abyssalbus ytuae:
- a CDS encoding cytochrome c oxidase assembly factor Coa1 family protein, translating to MDDYNQRKSWFGRNWPWAVPLGGCLTLILLFIFGLGAAVFGVSKALTGSKPYEDAVYEASHSKSVIELLGEPIETDGIMNGNISFHNNTGKADISVPLKGPHGKARVYVVGEKQDKKWTYSEMYIIIEGTEAKINLLKE from the coding sequence ATGGATGATTACAATCAACGCAAAAGCTGGTTTGGCCGTAACTGGCCCTGGGCAGTGCCACTGGGCGGATGTTTAACCCTTATCTTACTATTTATATTTGGACTGGGAGCTGCTGTTTTTGGTGTTTCAAAAGCATTAACAGGATCCAAACCTTATGAAGATGCCGTATATGAAGCTTCTCACAGCAAAAGTGTTATTGAGCTTTTAGGAGAGCCCATAGAAACTGATGGTATTATGAATGGAAATATTTCATTTCATAATAATACCGGAAAAGCTGATATAAGTGTACCTCTTAAAGGCCCCCATGGTAAAGCAAGGGTATATGTTGTTGGAGAAAAACAGGATAAAAAATGGACTTACAGTGAGATGTATATAATAATTGAAGGTACTGAAGCGAAAATAAATTTACTAAAAGAATAA
- a CDS encoding SET domain-containing protein codes for MIHPHTELKFISDEVGYGIIATDFIPKGSITWVQDKLDAVFTQSQIDKMNDYYKSVLDCYTFRNQKGKYILCWDLAKYVNHSFKSNCLTTPYDFEIAIRDIHPGEELTDDYGYLNISRPFRAKDEGTKRKTVYPDDLLKYHQKWDKAIADAFKHIKEVNQPLFSLLSPKTVSTINKINTGKKELDSILICYFSG; via the coding sequence ATGATTCACCCGCATACCGAGCTGAAATTTATTTCGGATGAAGTAGGTTATGGCATTATAGCTACTGATTTTATCCCTAAAGGATCAATTACCTGGGTACAGGATAAATTAGATGCCGTTTTTACACAATCTCAGATTGACAAAATGAACGATTATTATAAGTCTGTTTTAGATTGTTATACATTCAGAAATCAAAAAGGAAAATATATTCTGTGTTGGGATTTGGCCAAATATGTAAATCACAGTTTTAAAAGCAATTGCCTTACTACTCCTTATGATTTTGAAATAGCTATCAGGGATATTCACCCGGGAGAAGAATTAACTGATGATTATGGCTATTTGAATATTTCCAGACCATTTAGGGCAAAAGATGAAGGCACTAAACGAAAAACGGTTTATCCTGATGATCTTTTAAAATACCATCAAAAATGGGATAAAGCCATTGCTGATGCTTTCAAACATATAAAAGAAGTTAATCAGCCTTTGTTTAGTTTATTGTCGCCTAAAACAGTTTCAACCATTAACAAAATAAATACAGGGAAGAAAGAACTTGACTCTATATTAATATGTTATTTTTCGGGTTAG